From the Billgrantia sulfidoxydans genome, one window contains:
- the sctT gene encoding type III secretion system export apparatus subunit SctT: MALDEYVPLLTELVYPMLMAASIGMTRALGVILITPAFNRLGLTGMIRSAVAVTIALPAIPFIFSALPSLGPMSAFGLAALLVKELIIGAVIGVVFGIPFWAAEVAGEVVDLQRASTMGQLLDPMGSTESGVTSTLLVVTLVALFFASGGFMILLEGFYASYALWPVERFVPVLEARSALMLLDMLDQVMRVGVMMVAPLLVALLVADLMLAYLARMAPSLHVFSLSLAIKNLLFTFLMLLYVVFLIPLLMEELGALGDGDRRLETLLSGIPPLAEERGSA, encoded by the coding sequence ATGGCACTCGACGAATACGTCCCCCTTCTCACCGAGCTGGTCTATCCCATGCTCATGGCCGCCTCCATCGGCATGACCCGGGCGCTGGGGGTGATCCTGATCACGCCGGCCTTCAATCGGCTCGGCCTGACCGGGATGATCCGTTCCGCCGTGGCCGTGACCATCGCCCTGCCGGCGATCCCATTCATCTTCTCCGCGCTGCCGTCGCTGGGGCCGATGTCGGCCTTCGGACTCGCCGCCCTGCTGGTCAAGGAGCTGATCATCGGCGCCGTCATCGGCGTGGTGTTCGGCATACCGTTCTGGGCGGCGGAGGTGGCGGGAGAAGTGGTCGACCTGCAGCGCGCCTCGACCATGGGCCAACTGCTCGACCCGATGGGCAGCACCGAATCGGGCGTCACCAGCACGCTGCTGGTGGTGACCTTGGTGGCGCTGTTCTTCGCCTCGGGAGGCTTCATGATCCTGCTCGAGGGCTTCTATGCGAGCTATGCGCTGTGGCCGGTGGAGCGCTTCGTGCCGGTGCTGGAGGCCCGCAGCGCCCTGATGCTGCTGGACATGCTGGACCAGGTGATGCGGGTGGGCGTGATGATGGTCGCGCCGCTGCTGGTCGCCCTGCTGGTCGCCGACCTGATGCTCGCCTACCTGGCGCGCATGGCGCCCAGCCTGCACGTGTTCTCGCTGTCGCTGGCGATCAAGAACCTGCTCTTCACCTTCCTGATGCTGCTCTACGTGGTGTTTCTGATCCCGCTGCTGATGGAGGAGCTCGGCGCGCTGGGGGACGGCGACCGCCGCCTCGAAACGCTGCTGAGCGGCATCCCCCCGCTGGCAGAGGAGCGAGGCAGCGCATGA
- the sctR gene encoding type III secretion system export apparatus subunit SctR, whose translation MSEFEPNLVGMIIVVASLGLLPLAVVTMTSFLKIAVVLFLIRNALGIQQTPPNLVLYGIALVLTVYITTPLVGEIAYRLESHGGSLESVEEIRETGTLLRGPLQEYLSLYANERERVFFIDATQNIWSQQARENLQEDDLVVLIPAFVTSELVRAFEIGFLIYLPFLVIDLVVANVLMAMGMVMVAPPLISVPLKIFLFVAVDGWSRLMHGLILSYGG comes from the coding sequence ATGAGTGAGTTCGAGCCCAACCTGGTCGGCATGATCATCGTGGTCGCCTCGCTGGGGCTGCTGCCCCTGGCGGTGGTGACCATGACCTCGTTCCTCAAGATCGCCGTGGTGCTGTTCCTGATCCGCAATGCCCTGGGCATCCAGCAGACGCCGCCCAACCTGGTGCTCTACGGCATCGCCCTGGTGCTGACGGTCTACATCACCACGCCGCTGGTCGGCGAGATCGCCTACCGGCTCGAGAGCCACGGCGGTTCGCTGGAGAGCGTCGAGGAGATCCGCGAGACCGGCACGCTGCTGCGCGGCCCGCTGCAGGAGTACCTGTCGCTCTACGCCAACGAGCGCGAGCGCGTCTTCTTCATCGATGCCACCCAGAACATCTGGTCGCAGCAGGCGCGCGAGAATTTGCAGGAGGACGACCTGGTGGTGCTGATCCCGGCCTTCGTCACCTCCGAGCTGGTGCGTGCCTTCGAGATCGGCTTTCTCATCTACCTGCCGTTCCTGGTCATCGACCTGGTGGTGGCGAACGTGCTGATGGCGATGGGCATGGTGATGGTCGCACCGCCGCTGATCTCGGTGCCGCTGAAGATCTTCCTGTTCGTTGCCGTGGACGGCTGGTCGCGCCTGATGCACGGCCTGATCCTCAGCTACGGAGGCTAG
- the sctQ gene encoding type III secretion system cytoplasmic ring protein SctQ, which produces MTKLDLMPATGRQGSTTRGTVVAARLPRFSPEQATLLNALHRPRPALALSLGERALRLRIVPPAEPTPLPVALGLSLGDAPALLRLGHDGLALLTRHLALRAGLETCEPDLTALWLEYALLEWVEPLEARLGVALRLDGGQPSFDGDEALDILLQLEGDGGTGQLHLSLGAAATRAVAPLLDALPAVAPRACSALPVTVQWVAGHQRLRLDELRGLRPGDVVLLERPVRALAAAGRPLAEVEEQGGGLRLVTTPLPGPGDDLDAPCADGDSPRNETGNHRSRDAMAENPHSPKPPPDTAALDGLPMRLVCELGRLELTLGELRELGPGSVLPLTRPREDAVDLVVNGRPLGRGRLVEIGDGLGVQIVRLTGDE; this is translated from the coding sequence ATGACCAAGCTCGACCTGATGCCGGCGACGGGGCGGCAGGGCTCGACGACGAGGGGCACGGTCGTGGCGGCGCGTCTGCCCCGGTTCTCGCCGGAGCAGGCGACCCTGCTCAACGCGCTGCATCGGCCCCGCCCCGCGCTCGCCCTCAGCCTGGGCGAACGGGCGCTGCGGCTGCGCATCGTCCCGCCGGCCGAGCCGACTCCCTTGCCGGTCGCGCTGGGGCTGTCGCTGGGCGACGCCCCCGCGCTACTCCGGCTCGGTCACGACGGCCTGGCGCTATTGACGCGGCACCTGGCGCTGCGCGCCGGGCTGGAGACGTGCGAGCCCGACCTCACGGCCCTGTGGCTGGAGTACGCCCTGCTGGAGTGGGTCGAGCCCCTGGAAGCCCGGCTCGGCGTCGCCCTGCGGCTGGACGGGGGGCAGCCCTCGTTCGACGGCGACGAGGCCCTCGACATCCTGCTGCAGCTGGAGGGCGACGGGGGCACCGGCCAACTGCACCTGTCGCTGGGCGCCGCCGCCACGCGGGCCGTCGCGCCGCTGCTGGATGCGCTTCCCGCCGTCGCGCCCAGGGCCTGCTCGGCGCTACCCGTCACCGTGCAGTGGGTCGCCGGCCATCAGCGGCTGCGGCTGGACGAGCTGCGCGGCCTGAGGCCGGGCGACGTGGTGCTGCTCGAGCGGCCGGTCAGGGCGCTGGCGGCCGCCGGTCGCCCGCTGGCCGAGGTGGAGGAGCAGGGCGGTGGACTGAGGCTGGTCACGACGCCACTCCCCGGGCCTGGTGACGACCTCGATGCGCCGTGCGCCGACGGCGATTCCCCCCGCAATGAAACCGGTAACCACAGGAGCCGTGACGCCATGGCAGAGAACCCCCATAGTCCGAAACCACCGCCCGATACGGCGGCCCTGGATGGCCTGCCGATGCGCCTGGTGTGCGAGCTCGGCCGCCTCGAGCTCACGCTCGGCGAGCTGCGCGAACTGGGGCCGGGAAGCGTGTTGCCGCTCACCCGGCCGAGGGAGGACGCCGTGGACCTGGTGGTCAATGGCCGGCCCCTGGGACGCGGGCGGCTGGTGGAGATCGGCGATGGCCTCGGCGTGCAGATCGTGAGGCTCACGGGCGATGAGTGA
- a CDS encoding EscS/YscS/HrcS family type III secretion system export apparatus protein — protein sequence MSGDTFLTLMNNALWTVLLLSAPALLAAIVIGFGIGLLQALTQIQDQSLPQAVKVIVIMLVLIVGGPLLVGQLVNLTDQVLDNFPAWSR from the coding sequence GTGTCCGGCGATACCTTCCTCACGCTGATGAACAATGCCCTGTGGACCGTGCTGCTGCTGTCGGCACCGGCGCTGCTGGCGGCGATCGTGATCGGCTTCGGCATCGGCCTGCTGCAGGCGCTGACGCAGATCCAGGACCAGTCGCTGCCCCAGGCGGTCAAGGTCATCGTGATCATGCTGGTACTGATCGTGGGCGGGCCGCTGCTGGTAGGCCAACTGGTCAACCTGACCGACCAGGTGCTCGACAACTTCCCCGCCTGGTCGCGCTGA